Within the Saccharopolyspora gloriosae genome, the region AATACGCCGTCGGCCCGGACAACATCGCCACGAGCCCGGCGAGCACGGCCGCGAGTCCCAGCCTGGCCCGCCGCATCCGGCGGTGCCGGGGGAACGCGAGCACGAGCACCAGCACCGACACGACGGTGAGGACCGCGATCAGCGGCGGCAGCCACGTCACGAAGTCGTCGTCGAGCAGGTAGCAGGCCCACGCTCCCGTCGCCGCGACGGACATCGGCAGCAGCGCGCCCCAACCCGTCGAGACGCGGAACAGCCGGACCATGCTCACCACGCCGATGCCCGCGACGTCCGCGAGCGGCGGTGCCAGCGCCACCGTGTAGTACGGGTGCCAGATGCCGGAGGCGAAGCTGAACACCGCCGCCGTCACGAGCAGAGTTCCGGACCACAGCAGGAAATCCGCGCGCTGGGCGTTGTGCGGGGGGCGGCGCCGCAGGTACCCGAGCGTCGCGATCATGCCGAACAGCGCGAGCGGGAACAGCCACGAGATCTGCCCGGCGACCTGATCACCGATCAGCCGGGTGAGTCCGCCGTCATCGCCACCGGGGCCTCCGCCCATTCCACCCGGACCCCCGCCCGGACCCCCGGGTGGGAGCTGTCCCTGCATGCCGCCGGGCGGGCCGCCGCCCGTGCCGCCTCCGCCGGGACCACCGCCCATCATGCCGGGCGAGGCGATGTGGTCCTGGCCGAAGACGCGGCCCAGACCGTTGTAGCCCAGCAGCAGATCGCGCACCGTGTTGTCGGTGCTGCCGCCGATGTAGGGCCGCGAATCCGCCGGGATCGCGTCCACGACGACCATCCACGACGCGCTCACCAAGGCCAGCACGACGGTCGCGACACCGAGGTGCAGCAGCTTGCGCGGCCACCGCGGCCGGGCCGCGACGAGGTACACGACGGCGATGACCGGCAGCACGAAGTACGCCTGCAGCATCTTCACGTTGAACGCGAGCCCGATCGCCACCGCGCACCACACCAGCGGCAGCGGCCTGCCGGAGCGGATCGCGTTGGACGCCGCCCACAGCGCCAGCACCGTGAGCAGCACCAGCAGCGTGTCCGGGTTGTTGTGCCGCGCCATCGCCACCGCGATCGGCGTCACCGCCAGGACCAGCGCGGCCAGCAGCCCCGCCGCGTGCCCGAAGCTCCGGCGCACCAGGTGGTGCACCACGAGCACGGTGAGCACCGCGAACACGGCCTGCGGGACCAGCAGGCTCCACGTGTTGAAACCGAACGCCCGCGCCGAGAGCGCCTGCACCCACAGCGCCAGCGGCGGCTTGTCGACGGTGATGAACGAGCCGGCGTCCAGCGAGCCGTAGAAGAACGCCTCCCAGCTGCGCGTCATGCCCAGCACGGTCGACGAGTAGTACGTGTTGGCCCACTCGTTGATCGACAGCGCCCAGGTGTTGAGCACCGCCGCCACCGCGAGCACCCCGATCAGCGCCGGCCGCGCCCACCTCGGATCGGTGCCCTCGCCCAGCACCAGCCGGGCGGCCCGGGACCGTTGAACCTTGCGCACCGCGTTTCTCCTCTGCTCGCCGTCGGCCCCGACGGTGGACGGCGAACCTGGGAATCAGCTGGACACCCGGTTGGAGGTTTCCGGCTGATCCAGGAAGGGCTTGCGTACCGGGTCGGGTGGCGGAACCTCATCGGTTTACTCGCTGCGGGATCGATTTCTCATGCAGGCCCCTACATCACAAAATCGCCGTCCTCGCGCGGAAGCCGCTGAGAACCCGCCGCTGCCGGTCTTGATCAAGCTCGTCGCCGCTCATCGGCTTCGCCGCCGGCAGGACACAGATCAAAAGAGCCCCCCAAGCAGCGACCGGTGCTTCCGGTGTCGCGCAGGCGCGTGCCGGCGGCCGTGATTCCCAGCGAACTCCCACCTCGTACCTAGGCGCTTGAAAACCCGGCGGTGCTTCATGGAACTCGGGTCGCCACCGCTGCCGGCCGTGATGTCAGGAGCGGGAGAACGTGGGAAAGGGATGAACGTGATGCCGCAAGGAAGTGTCGAGGTCGCGCACCGGGAGGCGGCGGCGCGTGAGACGGCGACGGTCGATCTGGTGATCCCGGTCTACAACGAGCAACGATCACTGCCCGGGTGCCTGCAGGTGCTGCGGGACCACCTTGAGCACGACTTCCCGTTCCAGTGGTCGATCACGGTCGTCGACAACGCCAGCACCGACGGCACGTTGCGAGTCGCCAACGAGATGTCCGAGGCGCTGCCGAACGTGCGGGTGCTGCACCTGGATCGCAAGGGGCGCGGGCTGGCGCTGCGCACCGCGTGGGGCTACAGCGACGCCGACGTCGTCGTCTACATGGACGTGGACCTCTCGACGGGCCTGGACGCGCTGTTGCCGCTGGTCGCGCCGCTGGTCAACGGACATTCGGATCTGGCGATCGGGTCTCGGCTGGCGTCGGGTTCGCGCACCATCCGGGGCGCCAAGCGGGAAATGATCTCCCGCGCTTACAACAAGGTGATCCGCTGGACCCACGGCGCGCGGTTCTCCGACGCGCAGTGCGGTTTCAAGGCTGCCCGCACCGATGTGGTGAAGCCGCTGCTGCGGCA harbors:
- a CDS encoding glycosyltransferase family 39 protein, with the translated sequence MRKVQRSRAARLVLGEGTDPRWARPALIGVLAVAAVLNTWALSINEWANTYYSSTVLGMTRSWEAFFYGSLDAGSFITVDKPPLALWVQALSARAFGFNTWSLLVPQAVFAVLTVLVVHHLVRRSFGHAAGLLAALVLAVTPIAVAMARHNNPDTLLVLLTVLALWAASNAIRSGRPLPLVWCAVAIGLAFNVKMLQAYFVLPVIAVVYLVAARPRWPRKLLHLGVATVVLALVSASWMVVVDAIPADSRPYIGGSTDNTVRDLLLGYNGLGRVFGQDHIASPGMMGGGPGGGGTGGGPPGGMQGQLPPGGPGGGPGGMGGGPGGDDGGLTRLIGDQVAGQISWLFPLALFGMIATLGYLRRRPPHNAQRADFLLWSGTLLVTAAVFSFASGIWHPYYTVALAPPLADVAGIGVVSMVRLFRVSTGWGALLPMSVAATGAWACYLLDDDFVTWLPPLIAVLTVVSVLVLVLAFPRHRRMRRARLGLAAVLAGLVAMLSGPTAYSLTPLSTPIQATFPSAGPSGQGGPGGGGPGGRGGQGGPRQGQQAPAPNTAPDGQNADGRTDGRRGNGGQSTEVSDEVVRYLTAAHDDETWLVAVVGAMVAAPITLKTGQPVMAVGGYNGNDPAPTVDALQNYVREGKLRYVWTDGTSGVQSMGSEVDTRVVDESMAWAAQHCTAVDPAAYGDTETTMADSEARTRLYDCATPH